In Streptomyces longhuiensis, the following proteins share a genomic window:
- the ptsP gene encoding phosphoenolpyruvate--protein phosphotransferase has product METTLRGVGVSHGVAIGEVRHMGTAVLEPPAKQIPTEDAEREQGRARQAVEAVAADLIARGNLAGGEAQHVLEAQAMMAQDPELMADVDRRIAVGSTAERAVYDAFASYRALLAGAGEYLAGRVADLDDVRNRIVARLLGVPMPGVPDSDKPYVLIARDLAPADTALLDPTLVLGFVTEEGGPTSHSAILARALGVPAVVALPGAGELAEGTVIAVDGSTGDIFVEPSPEKRAELEAAAAARKAALSASSGPGATSDGHKVPLLANVGGPADVPAAVEAGAEGVGLFRTEFLFLDDSSKAPSEEKQVEAYRKVLEAFPEGRVVVRVLDAGADKPLDFLTPADEPNPALGVRGLRSLLEHPEVLRTQLTALAKAVEGLPVYLEVMAPMVADRADAKAFADACREAGLEAKFGAMVEIPSAALRARSILQEVEFLSLGTNDLAQYTFAADRQVGAVSRLQDPWQPALLDLVALSAEAARAEGKSCGVCGEAASDPLLACVLTGLGVTSLSMGAASIPYVRTTLGKYTLAQCERAASAARAADSAEEARMAAQAVLSGE; this is encoded by the coding sequence ATGGAGACAACGCTGCGAGGCGTCGGCGTGAGCCACGGTGTGGCGATCGGCGAGGTTCGGCACATGGGGACGGCGGTTCTCGAGCCGCCGGCCAAGCAGATTCCGACGGAGGACGCGGAGCGCGAGCAGGGGCGCGCCCGTCAGGCCGTGGAAGCTGTGGCGGCCGATCTGATTGCACGCGGCAATCTGGCCGGTGGCGAGGCACAGCACGTGCTCGAGGCCCAGGCCATGATGGCGCAGGACCCGGAGCTCATGGCCGATGTCGACCGCCGTATCGCGGTCGGCAGCACGGCGGAGCGTGCGGTGTATGACGCCTTCGCGTCTTATCGGGCGTTGCTGGCCGGTGCCGGTGAGTACCTCGCGGGTCGCGTCGCCGACCTGGACGACGTGCGGAACCGGATCGTGGCGCGGCTGCTCGGGGTGCCCATGCCCGGTGTCCCGGACAGCGACAAGCCCTATGTTCTGATCGCGCGGGACCTGGCTCCCGCGGACACGGCGCTGCTCGACCCGACGCTCGTGCTCGGTTTCGTCACCGAGGAGGGCGGGCCGACCAGTCACAGCGCGATCCTGGCGCGTGCGCTCGGAGTGCCGGCCGTGGTCGCGCTGCCCGGTGCGGGTGAGCTCGCCGAGGGCACGGTGATCGCTGTCGACGGCAGCACCGGCGACATCTTCGTCGAGCCGAGCCCGGAGAAGCGGGCCGAGCTGGAGGCGGCCGCCGCCGCGCGGAAGGCCGCGCTGTCCGCGTCGTCAGGTCCGGGTGCGACGTCCGACGGTCACAAGGTGCCACTGCTGGCCAACGTCGGCGGTCCGGCCGACGTTCCGGCCGCGGTCGAGGCCGGTGCCGAGGGTGTCGGTCTCTTCCGTACCGAGTTCCTGTTCCTTGACGACAGCAGCAAGGCTCCTTCCGAGGAGAAGCAGGTCGAGGCGTACCGGAAGGTTCTCGAGGCGTTCCCCGAGGGACGCGTCGTGGTGCGCGTCCTCGACGCCGGTGCGGACAAGCCGCTGGACTTCCTGACGCCCGCCGACGAGCCGAACCCGGCTCTGGGTGTGCGCGGTCTGCGTTCCCTTCTCGAGCACCCCGAGGTTCTGCGTACGCAGCTGACCGCGCTGGCCAAGGCTGTTGAGGGGCTGCCGGTCTACCTCGAGGTCATGGCGCCGATGGTCGCCGACCGTGCCGACGCGAAGGCCTTCGCGGACGCGTGCCGTGAGGCGGGTCTTGAGGCGAAGTTCGGTGCGATGGTCGAGATTCCGTCGGCCGCTCTGCGGGCGCGTTCGATCCTTCAGGAGGTCGAGTTCCTTTCGCTGGGGACCAATGACCTCGCGCAGTACACGTTCGCCGCTGACCGGCAGGTCGGTGCGGTGTCGCGGCTTCAGGACCCGTGGCAGCCCGCGCTGCTCGACCTGGTCGCGCTGTCCGCGGAAGCGGCGAGGGCCGAGGGCAAGAGCTGCGGTGTCTGCGGTGAGGCCGCGTCCGACCCGCTGCTCGCGTGCGTCCTGACCGGTCTGGGCGTCACCTCCCTTTCCATGGGTGCGGCGTCGATTCCTTACGTGCGGACGACGCTCGGCAAGTACACGCTGGCGCAGTGCGAGCGTGCGGCCTCGGCCGCGCGTGCCGCGGACTCCGCCGAGGAGGCCCGCATGGCCGCTCAGGCGGTGCTGTCCGGCGAGTAG
- a CDS encoding acetoacetate--CoA ligase — MPSAANPTPLWKPDEEFVAEAQITRFQAWASEHHGAPADGGYEALHRWSVTELDTFWKAIADWFDIRFTTPCTRVLGDRSMPGAEWFPGASLNYAEHALRTATDPARADTPAILHVDETHEPRPVTWAELRRQVGSLAAELRAIGVRPGDRVSGYLPNIPEAVVALLATAAVGGVWTSCAPDFGARSVLDRFQQVEPVVLFTVDGYRYGGKEHDRRDTVSELRAELPTLRAVVHIPLLGTDAPEGALEWSELTSADTEPVFEAVPFDHPLWVLYSSGTTGLPKAIVQSQGGILIEHLKQLGLHCDLGPGDRFFWYTSTGWMMWNFLASGLLTGTTIVVYDGSPGYPDTGAQWAVAERTGATLFGTSAAYVMACRKAGVHPSRDHDLSRVKCVATTGSPLPPDGFRWLHDEVREDLWIASVSGGTDVCSCFAGAVPTLPVHIGELQAPCLGTDLQSWDPHGKPLIDEVGELVVTNPMPSMPIRFWNDPDGSRYHDSYFDTYPGVWRHGDWITLTSRGSVVIHGRSDSTLNRQGVRMGSADIYEAVERLPEIRESLVIGLEQPDGGYWMPLFVHLAPGAVLDDDLRARIKQTIRENLSPRHIPDDIIEAPGVPHTLTGKRIEVPVKRLLQGTPLEKAVNLGSVDSVELLRFYEDIARNRP; from the coding sequence ATGCCGTCAGCAGCGAATCCGACGCCGCTCTGGAAGCCCGACGAGGAATTCGTCGCCGAGGCGCAGATCACGCGCTTCCAGGCCTGGGCGTCCGAACACCACGGAGCCCCCGCCGACGGCGGTTACGAGGCACTGCACCGCTGGTCGGTGACCGAACTCGACACGTTCTGGAAGGCCATCGCCGACTGGTTCGACATCCGGTTCACCACGCCCTGCACGCGCGTGCTCGGCGACCGGTCCATGCCCGGAGCCGAATGGTTCCCCGGCGCCTCCCTGAACTACGCCGAACACGCCCTGCGCACGGCCACCGACCCCGCGCGCGCGGACACCCCGGCCATCCTCCACGTGGACGAGACACACGAACCCCGCCCCGTGACCTGGGCCGAACTACGCCGCCAGGTCGGCTCGCTCGCCGCCGAACTGCGCGCCATCGGCGTACGCCCCGGAGACCGCGTCAGCGGCTACCTGCCGAACATCCCCGAGGCCGTCGTCGCCCTCCTCGCGACCGCTGCCGTCGGCGGAGTGTGGACGTCCTGCGCCCCCGACTTCGGCGCCCGCAGCGTCCTCGACCGCTTCCAGCAGGTCGAACCCGTCGTCCTGTTCACCGTCGACGGCTACCGCTACGGAGGCAAGGAGCACGACCGCCGCGACACGGTCAGCGAACTCCGCGCCGAACTTCCCACCCTCCGCGCGGTCGTCCACATCCCGCTGCTCGGCACGGACGCCCCCGAAGGGGCCCTCGAATGGTCGGAGCTCACCTCCGCCGACACCGAGCCCGTCTTCGAAGCCGTCCCCTTCGACCACCCCCTGTGGGTCCTCTACTCCTCAGGCACGACAGGACTCCCCAAGGCGATCGTCCAGTCCCAGGGCGGCATCCTGATCGAGCACCTCAAGCAACTCGGCCTGCACTGCGACCTCGGCCCCGGCGACCGCTTCTTCTGGTACACGTCCACCGGCTGGATGATGTGGAACTTCCTCGCCTCCGGCCTCCTCACAGGCACCACGATCGTCGTCTACGACGGCAGCCCCGGCTACCCCGACACCGGCGCCCAGTGGGCCGTCGCCGAACGCACCGGAGCCACCCTCTTCGGCACCTCGGCCGCCTACGTCATGGCCTGCCGCAAGGCCGGCGTCCACCCCTCGCGCGACCACGACCTCTCCCGCGTCAAGTGCGTCGCCACGACCGGCTCGCCGCTTCCGCCCGACGGCTTTCGCTGGCTGCACGACGAGGTGCGCGAAGACCTCTGGATCGCCTCCGTCAGCGGCGGCACGGACGTCTGCTCCTGCTTCGCCGGAGCCGTCCCGACCCTGCCCGTCCACATCGGCGAACTCCAGGCCCCCTGCCTCGGCACGGACCTCCAGTCCTGGGACCCGCACGGCAAGCCGCTCATCGACGAGGTCGGTGAACTCGTCGTCACCAACCCCATGCCCTCGATGCCGATCCGCTTCTGGAACGACCCCGACGGCAGCCGCTACCACGACAGTTACTTCGACACCTACCCCGGCGTCTGGCGGCACGGCGACTGGATCACCCTCACCTCCCGCGGCTCGGTCGTGATCCACGGCCGCTCGGACTCCACCCTGAACCGCCAGGGCGTCCGCATGGGTTCGGCCGACATCTACGAGGCCGTCGAACGCCTCCCCGAAATCCGCGAGTCCCTCGTCATCGGCCTCGAACAGCCCGACGGCGGCTACTGGATGCCTCTGTTCGTCCACCTCGCACCGGGCGCCGTACTCGACGACGACCTCCGCGCCCGCATCAAGCAGACCATCCGCGAGAACCTCTCCCCGCGCCACATCCCCGACGACATCATCGAAGCCCCCGGCGTCCCGCACACCCTCACCGGCAAGCGCATCGAGGTCCCCGTCAAGCGCCTCCTCCAAGGCACACCCCTGGAAAAAGCCGTCAACCTCGGCTCGGTCGACAGCGTCGAACTCCTGCGATTCTACGAGGACATCGCCCGCAACCGCCCCTGA
- a CDS encoding NUDIX domain-containing protein, whose translation MSAPHHITNPVPDSHCSSCGTAYGPDVSGWPRTCPACADVSYRNPLPVAVALQAVYDSRGSALVVITRTIAPARGGVALPGGFVDHREDWRDAVVRELKEETGIEAASRDVRLADAMSSPDGHLLLFGLLPERPAAELPEPAVTDETEGWHLLRRPTELAFPLHTLAVRAWFEGRYV comes from the coding sequence GTGTCAGCACCCCACCACATAACCAACCCCGTTCCGGATTCCCACTGTTCGAGCTGTGGAACCGCCTACGGACCCGACGTTTCGGGATGGCCGCGCACGTGCCCGGCCTGCGCCGACGTGAGCTACCGCAACCCTCTGCCGGTCGCGGTCGCCCTCCAGGCCGTCTACGACAGCCGCGGTTCCGCTCTCGTCGTGATCACTCGGACCATCGCCCCCGCGCGCGGCGGAGTCGCCCTGCCCGGCGGGTTCGTCGACCACAGGGAGGACTGGCGCGACGCCGTCGTCCGTGAGCTCAAGGAAGAGACGGGCATCGAGGCCGCCAGCCGCGACGTACGCCTCGCCGACGCGATGAGCTCACCCGACGGACACCTGCTCCTGTTCGGTCTCCTCCCGGAACGCCCGGCCGCCGAACTGCCCGAACCCGCCGTCACGGACGAGACGGAAGGCTGGCACCTCCTGCGCCGCCCGACCGAACTCGCCTTCCCGCTCCACACCTTGGCCGTCCGCGCCTGGTTCGAGGGCCGCTACGTGTGA
- a CDS encoding glycoside hydrolase family 31 protein produces the protein MNGRDLVRAVRAVGLVGAVQGLRAVRSSWRRRRADAVGLRRRGPERARVPGQVTGAEPAPGGGVVRFTRSRLRITVAVTGAVFWGWDGADPEPSYALAGSCPQPDPRAVLEPDKDGGWRVVAERVTVVVSRHGAVSVCTPGGVVLRRDLPPRWWEPMEGGEARWVQRSEVAADARFFGLGGRASGPRLRDGVYRLWNTDPGGSFGPGDDPLYLTMPVQMVVADAGTHLVFHDNSWDGSVTLSEGEEGAGSGHDRVGTCEVRMEGGPLRCWVMVGAPARVLRAWASLTGAPALPPAWALGYQHARWGFGGGNEVRRIVAGYRERGLPLDAVHLDIDHLDAFQVFTVDQETYPGLPRLAEDLRRDGVRLVSIVDPAVKAEAGNAVYDAGTSADAFVKDAAGRPVRGVVWPGESVYPDFTDHAVRKWWGGLYEERLAQGFSGFWHDMNEPASFAAFGDPTLPRSARHSLEGRGGDHREAHNVYGLCMARAGHEGLRELRPQERPFLFSRSGWAGMQRYGGTWSGDVATGWPGLRASLSLVLGLGLCGVPYSGPDVGGFDAEPSAELYLRWFQLGAYLPLFRTHAALRAGRREPWEFGDEVLGHARVALVERRRLLPYFVTLAHLARRTGAPYVRPVWWGAPEDRALRDCEDAFLLGDSLLVAPVLEPGADRRAVRLPRGRWYDTESGQAHEGPGQILVEASLSRVPVFARAGAVIPVRGEDGELCLEVWAPAPGRTGGGVVVPDAGEGWETPDVQRYTARWSGGSVVVERQEEGGPAEPAYPVRIRGL, from the coding sequence ATGAACGGTCGTGACCTGGTACGCGCGGTGAGGGCGGTTGGCTTGGTGGGGGCGGTCCAGGGTTTGCGGGCGGTGCGGTCCTCGTGGCGCAGGAGGCGGGCCGACGCGGTGGGGCTGCGGCGCCGGGGGCCGGAGCGGGCGAGGGTGCCCGGCCAGGTGACGGGGGCCGAGCCTGCGCCCGGTGGTGGCGTCGTCCGGTTCACGCGGTCCCGGCTGCGGATCACGGTGGCGGTGACGGGTGCGGTCTTCTGGGGCTGGGACGGGGCGGATCCGGAGCCGTCGTACGCGCTGGCGGGTTCGTGTCCGCAGCCGGATCCGCGGGCTGTCCTGGAGCCGGACAAGGACGGCGGCTGGCGGGTGGTGGCGGAGCGGGTGACCGTCGTCGTGTCGCGGCACGGCGCTGTGTCCGTGTGCACGCCGGGCGGTGTGGTGCTGCGGCGGGATCTGCCGCCGCGCTGGTGGGAGCCCATGGAGGGGGGCGAGGCCCGGTGGGTGCAGCGGTCCGAGGTGGCGGCCGACGCGCGGTTCTTCGGGTTGGGCGGCCGGGCATCGGGGCCTCGGTTGCGGGACGGCGTGTACCGGCTGTGGAACACGGATCCGGGGGGTTCGTTCGGGCCGGGGGACGATCCGCTGTATCTGACGATGCCGGTGCAGATGGTGGTCGCCGACGCGGGCACCCATCTGGTGTTCCACGACAACTCGTGGGACGGCTCGGTGACGCTTTCGGAGGGCGAGGAGGGGGCCGGTTCCGGGCACGACCGTGTGGGGACGTGCGAGGTCCGGATGGAGGGCGGTCCGCTGCGCTGCTGGGTCATGGTGGGTGCCCCCGCGCGCGTGCTGCGCGCGTGGGCGTCGTTGACCGGCGCGCCCGCGCTGCCGCCGGCCTGGGCGCTCGGGTATCAGCACGCGCGTTGGGGCTTCGGTGGAGGGAACGAGGTGCGGCGGATCGTCGCGGGCTACCGGGAGCGGGGGCTTCCGCTCGACGCGGTGCATCTGGACATCGATCATCTCGACGCGTTTCAGGTGTTCACGGTCGACCAGGAGACGTACCCGGGGCTCCCGCGGCTTGCCGAGGACCTTCGCCGGGACGGTGTGCGGCTGGTGTCGATCGTCGACCCCGCGGTCAAGGCGGAGGCGGGGAACGCCGTGTACGACGCGGGGACGTCCGCCGACGCCTTCGTGAAGGACGCGGCGGGGAGGCCGGTGCGGGGCGTGGTGTGGCCGGGTGAGTCCGTGTACCCCGACTTCACCGACCACGCCGTGCGCAAGTGGTGGGGCGGTCTGTACGAGGAGCGGCTCGCCCAGGGGTTCTCGGGGTTCTGGCACGACATGAACGAGCCGGCGTCGTTCGCCGCGTTCGGTGACCCGACTCTCCCCCGCTCGGCGCGGCACTCCCTGGAGGGGCGCGGCGGTGACCATCGGGAGGCGCACAACGTGTATGGGCTGTGCATGGCGCGCGCCGGCCACGAGGGGCTGCGTGAACTGCGGCCCCAGGAGCGGCCGTTCCTGTTCTCTCGCTCGGGCTGGGCGGGGATGCAGCGCTATGGGGGGACGTGGTCGGGGGACGTTGCCACGGGGTGGCCCGGTTTGCGCGCGTCGTTGTCCCTGGTGCTCGGGCTCGGGCTGTGTGGAGTGCCGTACTCGGGGCCGGACGTGGGCGGGTTCGACGCGGAGCCGTCTGCGGAGCTGTATCTGCGGTGGTTCCAGCTGGGTGCGTATCTGCCGTTGTTCCGTACGCATGCGGCGCTGCGGGCGGGACGTCGGGAGCCGTGGGAGTTCGGTGACGAGGTGCTGGGGCACGCGCGCGTGGCGCTCGTCGAGCGCAGGCGGCTGCTGCCGTACTTCGTGACGCTGGCCCATCTCGCGCGGCGTACGGGTGCTCCGTATGTGCGGCCTGTGTGGTGGGGTGCTCCGGAGGACAGGGCGTTGCGGGACTGCGAGGACGCGTTCTTGTTGGGTGACTCCTTGTTGGTGGCTCCGGTGCTGGAGCCGGGTGCGGACCGGCGGGCGGTGCGGCTGCCGCGCGGGCGCTGGTACGACACGGAGAGCGGGCAGGCGCACGAGGGGCCCGGTCAGATTCTGGTTGAGGCGTCGCTGTCCCGTGTTCCCGTCTTCGCACGCGCGGGCGCGGTGATCCCGGTGCGGGGTGAGGACGGGGAGCTGTGCCTGGAGGTGTGGGCTCCGGCGCCGGGGCGTACCGGCGGCGGGGTTGTCGTGCCCGACGCCGGTGAGGGCTGGGAGACGCCGGACGTCCAGCGCTACACCGCGCGGTGGAGCGGCGGCAGTGTGGTGGTGGAGCGGCAGGAGGAGGGCGGGCCGGCCGAGCCCGCGTACCCGGTGCGGATCCGCGGGCTCTGA